The following nucleotide sequence is from Citrus sinensis cultivar Valencia sweet orange chromosome 6, DVS_A1.0, whole genome shotgun sequence.
ATTTGCCAATAACTATTTTATCCTAATCGGGTAAATAGGGTTACAAAAcgaatcaaattttatgtcaaTTAGTTTGattagggggaaaaaaactattaagttctgattgattaaaatattaatcccatcttaaaatcttataatatcttaaataaaaattgaaacaaacataaatataaaaaaagggttttcacaaattttattccaCGACACAATTATCGGTATTAAGGAATAAATCTTAACCATTGGTTAAGTGCgtagtttgaattttgaatggagttttttttttaactcaaaaaatCGAAAAAccaatatttttacatttctacctttacaaaattataaatattaaacaaataaaggttaaatcatgttcaatttaatacaatcctttcatattctaaattagtatattttaatcaattttattgtagtttatCATGTTTTTAtaggaaaaatattcataaaaaattataaagaagtTAACGttaatttgaagataaaaggttaaaataataatagttaccACTATGTTATCATCGCAGATTATATAAATGagtaataatactaattattgaattttatttaaggataaaaattacctaattaaatataaaattttgaagaatatcttttatcaatttaatttagacTTTGtagattaagaaaaaaaattaaaaaattacgtaataacttaataattaaaatttttcattatattaaaaaatagctaagataaataaaaaagatcttcttatatttgatttttttttaaaaaattcctaAAAAGGTTTTCTTCATAcaatgattaattattatccttttttattatttgataggTTAAACAAGTTTCgaaatttctttgatttttcttttgtttgttaataataattttaaaaaaaattgttaataataactaattttaagTCGAAAAGTCCATTTTTCCAAAATGGGGTCAAAGTCAAACATGCAAACGGCATTCCCATCTTGCCTCGGAAAAATTAAGACGCATTTGCTTGCATTATTTGCTGCTTGCTGTGCTAACATCCAAACTTTGTAGCGACCAGCAAGGAAAGAGAGAGCGCAAATGGCTCTCTCTCTGCTCTTCTCGAGTCCtctgtcttcttcttcttcctccatATTTTCGACACCATATTCATCACCTATGGCCTTCATCGCTTCCCCAAGTAAGaacttttctctctctttcttacAATATCACTTTTGACGCTTTTTGTTCCATCTTGAAAATTGCTTGcttattttttccttcaaaaagTTCTATagttcacattttttttcttcctctttatCATGAGACTAGAAACACTATATATTAGTAATACTCAAATGGGATTTTAAGTTTACCAGATTTACCTTCTCTTCTTTGTGTTGTTGTTCATATTTATGTTTGTGTTAAACAGACATTTCCTTTGCAATTGCTTCACATTTTGATCTGGGTTATGTCAACGATCACTTCTTTTACTTTGTTTCCTCCTGGTTATTCCTGAAAAATGCAGTTATCAGGAGCTCGGAAGCTTTGCATTTGAACTATAATGagtttattttcaaagttttcccTTTTTCACTTTAATCTCAAAAGCTGTAATTTCATCtgggttttgtttggtttcaGTTCCCAGGTTGCATATGAAATCCATGGGTCATCATCACCTGAAATCCTGCAAAAGTTTTTGTGATATCAGTAAGAAGAGAGGTGAATTGATTGTTAAGGTATCTTCTGACGCAGAAGTTGTGGACAGTGATGAGCCTCAGTCTGagagtgatgatgaagaataTTTTCCACTTGAAAAACTGCCATTGGACT
It contains:
- the LOC102619521 gene encoding 50S ribosomal protein 5 alpha, chloroplastic-like, yielding MALSLLFSSPLSSSSSSIFSTPYSSPMAFIASPIPRLHMKSMGHHHLKSCKSFCDISKKRGELIVKVSSDAEVVDSDEPQSESDDEEYFPLEKLPLDSKLQLKLEHKMRMKISKKIRLRRKKLVRKRRMRKTGRWPPSKMNKLKNV